The Microbacterium horticulturae genome has a window encoding:
- a CDS encoding glycine cleavage system aminomethyltransferase GcvT — translation MSTALRQTPLHARHEALGASFTDFGGWSMPVRYTSDLAEHRAVREAAGLFDISHMAEFWIHDGRAAEFLDFVLAGRISAMPVGKAKYSLVLAEDGGIIDDVIVYRIAEEYFLVVANAGNRDAVAQAFARGLASWTKVHAFLDGRVQGDFATVGGADVPRIEDATDQFALIAVQGPRAEQIALSTAGLEASDLPGLGYYAWREGSFDQEHVLIARTGYTGEDGFELLVPNAQAGALWDALLAAGEPHGLVPAGLAARDTLRLEAGMPLYGHELSRDIAPAQAGLGRVVAMAKDDFVGKEGLEARDLADAPVLVGLTASGRRAGRAGYAVLGPDGAPAGEITSGALSPTLGHPIALAFVTPEVAASGTELTIDVRGTAVPATVTDLPFYRRTK, via the coding sequence ATGTCCACTGCACTTCGTCAGACCCCGCTGCATGCGCGGCACGAGGCACTCGGCGCCTCGTTTACCGACTTCGGCGGCTGGTCGATGCCGGTCCGCTACACCTCCGACCTCGCCGAGCACCGCGCCGTCCGCGAGGCGGCGGGGCTCTTCGACATCTCGCACATGGCCGAGTTCTGGATTCATGACGGGCGCGCCGCCGAGTTCCTGGACTTTGTGCTCGCCGGACGTATTTCGGCGATGCCCGTCGGCAAGGCCAAGTATTCGCTCGTGCTCGCCGAAGACGGGGGCATCATCGACGACGTCATCGTGTACCGAATCGCCGAGGAGTACTTCCTGGTCGTGGCGAACGCCGGAAACCGAGATGCCGTGGCGCAGGCTTTCGCCAGAGGGCTGGCGAGCTGGACGAAGGTGCACGCGTTTCTCGATGGGCGAGTGCAAGGCGACTTCGCCACTGTCGGCGGTGCCGACGTGCCGCGCATCGAGGACGCCACCGACCAGTTCGCGCTCATCGCCGTGCAGGGGCCCCGCGCCGAGCAGATCGCGCTGTCGACGGCAGGACTGGAAGCCTCCGACCTGCCCGGCCTCGGCTACTACGCGTGGCGCGAAGGGTCGTTCGACCAGGAGCACGTCCTCATCGCGCGCACCGGCTACACCGGCGAGGACGGCTTCGAGCTGCTCGTGCCGAACGCGCAGGCCGGCGCCCTGTGGGATGCGCTGCTGGCCGCGGGCGAGCCCCACGGCCTCGTGCCCGCGGGCCTGGCTGCCCGCGACACGCTGCGGCTGGAAGCCGGGATGCCGCTGTACGGTCACGAGCTCTCGCGCGACATCGCTCCGGCCCAGGCCGGCCTCGGGCGCGTCGTCGCCATGGCGAAGGATGACTTCGTCGGCAAGGAGGGGTTGGAAGCCCGCGACCTGGCCGACGCGCCGGTGCTCGTGGGTCTCACTGCTTCGGGGCGTCGTGCCGGCCGTGCGGGCTATGCGGTGCTCGGCCCCGACGGAGCCCCCGCGGGCGAGATCACGAGCGGCGCGCTGTCGCCGACGCTCGGGCACCCGATCGCCCTGGCCTTCGTGACGCCTGAAGTCGCGGCATCCGGAACCGAACTGACCATCGACGTGCGCGGCACCGCCGTGCCCGCCACCGTGACCGACCTGCCTTTCTACCGGAGGACGAAATGA
- the nadC gene encoding carboxylating nicotinate-nucleotide diphosphorylase, producing the protein MLTTAQIDRTVAAALAEDAPWGDATSEALIPEAATASAELVAREAGVFAGGEVFAAAFRLTDPRVRVDLAREDGTTFAPGDVLATVTGPARSVLTAERVGLNFVQRMSGIATLTARYVAEVAHTQARVVDTRKTTPGLRAFEKHAVVCGGGHNHRYSLSDAVMAKDNHLGVLTAQGLSVTEALQQAKSRLPHTTHIEVEVDRIDQIEPVLAAGIGTIMLDNFTPDELREGVALVAGRAIVEASGGVNLDTVRAIAETGVDVISVGALTHGAHAVDLGLDLHVGL; encoded by the coding sequence ATGCTCACCACCGCCCAGATCGACCGCACCGTCGCCGCTGCACTGGCCGAAGACGCCCCGTGGGGCGACGCCACGAGCGAGGCGCTGATCCCCGAGGCCGCCACGGCGTCCGCCGAGCTCGTCGCGCGCGAAGCGGGGGTGTTCGCCGGCGGTGAGGTGTTCGCTGCCGCGTTCCGGCTGACCGATCCGCGCGTCCGGGTCGACCTCGCCCGCGAAGACGGCACGACCTTCGCCCCCGGCGACGTGCTGGCCACCGTCACCGGTCCTGCGCGCTCTGTGCTGACCGCCGAGCGGGTGGGACTCAACTTCGTGCAGCGTATGAGTGGCATCGCCACCCTGACCGCCCGCTACGTCGCCGAAGTGGCCCACACACAGGCCCGCGTGGTCGACACGCGCAAGACCACACCGGGCCTGCGCGCGTTCGAGAAGCACGCCGTCGTCTGCGGCGGCGGGCACAACCACCGGTACTCGCTGTCGGACGCCGTGATGGCCAAAGACAACCACCTCGGCGTGCTCACCGCCCAGGGGCTGAGCGTCACCGAGGCGCTGCAGCAGGCGAAGTCCCGACTGCCGCACACCACGCACATCGAGGTCGAGGTCGACCGCATCGACCAGATCGAACCGGTGCTCGCCGCGGGGATCGGCACGATCATGCTCGACAACTTCACGCCCGACGAGCTGCGCGAGGGTGTCGCGCTGGTGGCCGGCCGCGCGATCGTCGAGGCGTCGGGCGGAGTGAACCTCGACACCGTGCGCGCCATCGCCGAGACCGGCGTCGACGTGATCTCGGTAGGCGCGCTCACCCACGGCGCGCACGCCGTCGACCTCGGGCTCGATCTGCACGTCGGGCTCTGA
- a CDS encoding glycosyltransferase family 2 protein has translation MAKTTTFKVSVIVPTYRSTAHLDDLVDSLDRQTMPQGDFEVLLVDDGSPDDTHARLEGFAATRPNYRVFRLPPSGWPSRPRNHGIDEACGEYVVFIDHDDRLFPDALRAGYALAARAGADVLDGKESKSDTPGWAMRDVMADVGNAIDQVEPHPLLPMNPHKMFRTAFLREKGIRFPEGGRQIWEDIFFDIAAHARADVVSLMVETPFYYWNRPPHATTSTTFHDDLDEYLDAVARVFRWIDEELQQERFAQLLPRFRAYQLHMRLLPLFRWGSRTPEERERICAFTAELLPTIPDDADLYLDGWRRITTALLRAGRFDLIDAHERTFPVVQCAPSTAGARWSADGVSFDLDLQWRFTAKEAAPVRYRDGRAILALTEEVAAFAAEHGLSADVTDEVTALTYSVDRRWRTEKIDWLLFAGSGAELIDIDGAAQLRATVPVHWSLADDGPGRLGDGPWDFYVRTIAMRTRNVRQVRTDDSTRGWAVTQGVVASAYRAQNGGLSIDVGQTLASVIDDEHMTAVASPQADGVRIHIALPQVTAFGDLDVPGAFVDASGGSLGPCRLIAGDGRARVEGTVPTGAATFAAQWGDVRSHVRFRLFGRTRLHVIRDAESGSPMHPRRLALRAWRMLPARLRERAWKLRHHRR, from the coding sequence ATGGCGAAGACGACGACGTTCAAGGTCTCGGTGATCGTTCCCACATACCGATCCACCGCGCATCTCGATGATCTGGTGGACAGCCTCGACCGGCAGACGATGCCGCAGGGTGATTTCGAGGTGCTCCTGGTCGATGACGGTTCGCCCGACGACACGCACGCGCGCCTGGAGGGGTTCGCCGCCACGCGCCCGAACTACCGGGTGTTCCGCCTGCCGCCCTCCGGCTGGCCGTCCCGCCCCCGCAACCACGGCATCGACGAGGCGTGCGGCGAATACGTGGTGTTCATCGACCATGACGACCGGCTCTTTCCCGATGCGCTGCGCGCCGGGTACGCGCTCGCCGCGCGTGCGGGCGCGGACGTGCTCGACGGCAAGGAGTCGAAGAGCGACACCCCCGGCTGGGCGATGCGCGACGTGATGGCCGATGTCGGCAACGCCATCGACCAGGTCGAGCCGCACCCGCTGCTTCCGATGAACCCGCACAAGATGTTCCGCACGGCGTTCTTGCGCGAGAAGGGCATCCGCTTCCCGGAGGGCGGGCGGCAGATCTGGGAGGACATCTTCTTCGACATCGCCGCGCACGCGCGGGCCGACGTGGTGTCGCTGATGGTCGAGACGCCGTTCTACTACTGGAACCGTCCGCCGCACGCGACGACCAGCACCACGTTCCACGACGATCTGGACGAGTATCTGGATGCCGTGGCCCGGGTCTTCCGCTGGATCGACGAAGAGCTGCAGCAAGAACGCTTCGCCCAGCTGCTGCCGCGGTTCCGCGCCTACCAGCTGCACATGCGGCTGCTCCCGCTGTTCCGCTGGGGGTCGCGCACCCCCGAGGAGCGCGAGCGGATCTGTGCCTTCACCGCGGAGCTGCTGCCGACGATCCCCGATGACGCCGATCTGTACCTCGACGGCTGGCGGCGCATCACGACCGCGCTGCTGCGGGCGGGGCGATTCGATCTGATCGACGCGCACGAGCGCACGTTCCCCGTCGTACAGTGCGCGCCCAGCACCGCCGGCGCGCGGTGGTCGGCCGACGGAGTGTCCTTCGATCTCGACCTGCAGTGGCGGTTCACCGCGAAGGAAGCTGCGCCCGTGCGGTACCGCGACGGACGGGCGATCCTCGCCCTGACGGAGGAGGTGGCCGCGTTCGCGGCCGAGCACGGGCTCAGCGCCGACGTGACCGACGAGGTCACCGCGCTCACCTACAGTGTCGACCGACGCTGGCGCACCGAGAAGATCGACTGGCTGTTGTTCGCCGGCAGCGGTGCCGAGCTCATCGACATCGACGGCGCTGCGCAGCTGCGGGCGACGGTGCCGGTGCACTGGAGCCTCGCCGACGACGGACCGGGCCGGCTGGGTGACGGTCCCTGGGACTTCTACGTGCGCACGATCGCGATGCGCACACGAAATGTCCGGCAGGTGCGCACCGATGACTCCACACGAGGGTGGGCCGTCACGCAGGGCGTCGTGGCATCGGCTTACCGTGCGCAGAACGGCGGCCTGAGCATCGACGTCGGTCAGACGCTGGCGAGCGTCATCGACGACGAGCACATGACGGCCGTCGCCTCGCCGCAGGCAGACGGCGTGCGCATCCACATCGCGCTGCCGCAGGTGACGGCGTTCGGCGATCTTGACGTGCCGGGAGCGTTCGTCGACGCGTCGGGCGGCTCGCTCGGCCCGTGCCGGCTCATCGCCGGCGACGGGCGGGCGCGCGTCGAGGGCACCGTGCCCACCGGCGCGGCAACGTTCGCCGCGCAGTGGGGAGACGTGCGTTCTCATGTGCGCTTCCGCCTGTTCGGCCGCACACGCCTGCATGTCATCCGCGATGCCGAGAGCGGTTCACCGATGCATCCGCGTCGCCTGGCGCTGCGGGCATGGCGCATGCTGCCGGCGCGGCTTCGTGAAAGGGCGTGGAAGCTGCGGCATCACCGCCGGTGA
- a CDS encoding cysteine desulfurase family protein, whose amino-acid sequence MLYLDNAATTPVRREVLEAMTPYLTRAFGNPSSHHTVGEAAARALDDARARVARVLGMRAGDIVFTSGGTEADNLAIKGIALAALLNRGARHLVTLPVEHEAVLRSAEYLQRVHGFAVTLVPVDEVGRVDPAEVAAALRDDTALASIGYANNEVGTVQDVAALAEACRGRGIPLHLDAVQAAGWLPLAGTGADALSIAGHKLGAPKGTGALAVRGRVPLEPLVHGGGQERGRRSGTENVAGAVALAVALELAEAEREEDAVAVAALRDAFVARVLSAVPQARLTGDPVHRLPCTASFTFAGTSGEAVLLELERRGIVSSSGSACAAGADEPSHVLTAMGIDRQTAQTSVRFTLPHGWRQSLDPVADAVAASVAAVTG is encoded by the coding sequence ATGCTGTACCTCGACAACGCCGCCACCACTCCGGTGCGCAGGGAGGTGCTCGAGGCGATGACCCCCTACCTCACACGGGCGTTCGGCAACCCGTCGAGTCACCACACCGTCGGCGAAGCCGCCGCCCGCGCGCTCGATGACGCCCGCGCCCGCGTCGCACGGGTACTCGGCATGCGCGCCGGCGACATCGTCTTCACCTCGGGCGGCACCGAGGCCGACAACCTCGCTATAAAGGGCATCGCCCTCGCCGCGCTGCTGAACCGCGGTGCGCGTCATCTCGTGACGCTTCCCGTCGAGCACGAGGCGGTGCTCCGATCGGCCGAGTACCTGCAGCGCGTGCACGGGTTCGCGGTGACACTCGTGCCGGTCGACGAGGTCGGCCGGGTCGACCCCGCCGAGGTCGCCGCCGCGTTGCGCGACGACACGGCGCTGGCGTCGATCGGGTACGCGAACAACGAGGTGGGCACGGTGCAGGATGTTGCCGCCCTTGCCGAGGCGTGCCGGGGCCGCGGCATCCCGCTCCATCTCGACGCCGTGCAGGCCGCGGGCTGGCTGCCCCTGGCCGGCACCGGCGCCGATGCGCTCTCGATCGCCGGCCACAAGCTCGGTGCACCCAAGGGCACGGGTGCCCTCGCCGTACGCGGACGCGTGCCGCTCGAGCCGCTCGTTCACGGCGGCGGACAAGAGCGTGGCCGCCGCAGCGGCACCGAGAACGTCGCCGGGGCCGTCGCGCTGGCTGTGGCCCTCGAGCTGGCCGAAGCGGAACGGGAAGAGGATGCTGTCGCCGTCGCCGCGCTGCGCGACGCGTTCGTCGCGCGCGTGCTGAGCGCGGTGCCCCAGGCACGGCTGACCGGCGACCCTGTGCACCGCCTGCCGTGCACGGCGTCGTTCACGTTCGCCGGCACGAGCGGTGAGGCGGTGCTCCTCGAGCTCGAGCGGCGCGGGATCGTCTCGTCGTCCGGCTCGGCGTGCGCGGCGGGCGCCGACGAGCCGTCGCACGTGCTGACTGCCATGGGCATCGACCGCCAGACCGCGCAGACCTCCGTGCGGTTCACGCTCCCGCACGGGTGGCGGCAGAGTCTGGACCCGGTGGCCGACGCCGTCGCGGCGTCCGTCGCTGCCGTCACCGGCTGA
- a CDS encoding NUDIX hydrolase, whose product MTRTSPDIRVAVSTVIFTLRPSPEGATLALPLVRRTRDPFEGLWALPGGWFDETEGLDAAASRTLAETTALAPSYLEQLYAFGDVDRSPTRVVSIVYWALLRQDQVDEQRAAHEADGTAPENVQWFAAEDLPRLAFDHNTIVDYALWRLRNKVGYARIAHGLLPDEFTLADLREVHESILGRKLDPANFRRQIEASGTLIPTERFRTGSHRPARLYRYDGAIELAARGPIPTPTDTDTTDRNEER is encoded by the coding sequence ATGACCAGAACATCCCCCGATATCCGCGTCGCCGTCTCCACGGTGATCTTCACGCTGCGCCCCTCACCCGAGGGAGCGACGCTCGCTCTGCCGCTCGTACGGCGTACCCGCGATCCCTTCGAGGGCCTGTGGGCGCTGCCCGGCGGCTGGTTCGACGAGACGGAAGGGCTGGATGCCGCGGCATCCCGCACCCTCGCCGAGACGACGGCGCTCGCACCCAGCTATCTGGAGCAGCTGTACGCGTTCGGCGACGTCGACCGCTCCCCCACACGCGTGGTGTCGATCGTCTACTGGGCACTGCTGCGCCAGGACCAGGTCGACGAGCAGCGCGCGGCGCACGAAGCCGACGGCACCGCGCCGGAGAACGTGCAGTGGTTCGCTGCCGAAGACCTCCCTCGCCTGGCGTTCGACCACAACACGATCGTCGACTACGCCCTGTGGCGGCTGCGCAACAAGGTCGGCTACGCGCGCATCGCACACGGCCTGCTGCCCGACGAGTTCACCCTCGCCGATCTGCGCGAGGTGCACGAGTCGATCCTCGGGCGCAAGCTCGACCCGGCGAATTTCCGCCGGCAGATCGAGGCCTCGGGAACGCTCATCCCCACCGAGCGCTTCCGTACCGGCAGCCACCGGCCGGCACGCCTGTACCGCTACGACGGCGCCATCGAGCTCGCCGCGCGCGGCCCCATCCCCACCCCCACAGATACAGATACGACCGACCGGAACGAGGAGCGATGA
- the nadA gene encoding quinolinate synthase NadA — protein MTPTPLPLTAPDASVDHVLTQIAAGTVDQEACTMDLVAAPWDFDPVPGYGPGASMGDVIPTGAPQQGGLPQEYRDAGADELAERVRAAKEKLGDRVLIMGHFYQREEVVVHADYLGDSFQLAKAAKAHPEAEAIVFCGVHFMAETADMLSGPHQAVILPNLAAGCSMADMASIDEVEECWEQLTDLYGDLDTRDAEGLLPVIPVTYMNSSAAIKGFVGRHNGIVCTSSNARTVLEWAFEQGRRVLFFPDQHLGRNTAKAMGVTAEQMPMWNPRQPLGGSSADQLQDARVILWHGFCSVHRRFTVDQIAQARSDYPGVRVIVHPECPAPVVDAADESGSTDYIRTAIEAATEPTVFAIGTEINLVQRLAAQNPQHTIFCLDPVVCPCSTMYRIHPGYIAWVLEGLLEGDVRNRITVPEDVAVHARVALERMLAAKPPAAPAAAWENAS, from the coding sequence ATGACCCCCACCCCCCTGCCGCTGACCGCACCCGACGCCTCGGTCGACCACGTGCTCACGCAGATCGCCGCGGGCACCGTCGACCAAGAGGCCTGCACGATGGACCTCGTCGCCGCCCCGTGGGACTTCGACCCGGTGCCCGGTTACGGTCCGGGCGCCTCGATGGGCGATGTCATCCCGACCGGCGCGCCCCAGCAGGGCGGGCTGCCGCAGGAGTACCGCGACGCCGGCGCCGACGAACTCGCCGAGCGGGTACGGGCAGCGAAGGAGAAGCTCGGCGACCGCGTGCTGATCATGGGGCACTTCTATCAGCGCGAAGAGGTCGTCGTGCACGCGGACTACCTCGGCGACTCGTTCCAGCTCGCGAAGGCGGCCAAGGCGCATCCCGAGGCCGAGGCGATCGTCTTCTGCGGTGTGCACTTCATGGCCGAGACGGCCGACATGCTCTCGGGACCCCACCAGGCCGTCATTCTGCCGAACCTCGCCGCCGGCTGTTCCATGGCCGATATGGCCTCGATCGACGAGGTCGAGGAGTGCTGGGAACAGCTGACCGACCTGTACGGCGATCTCGACACCCGGGATGCCGAGGGGCTCCTCCCGGTCATCCCCGTCACGTACATGAATTCCTCCGCGGCGATCAAGGGCTTCGTCGGCCGGCACAACGGCATCGTCTGCACGTCGTCGAACGCACGCACGGTGCTCGAGTGGGCGTTCGAGCAGGGTCGGCGGGTGCTCTTCTTTCCCGACCAGCACCTCGGTCGCAACACCGCGAAGGCCATGGGAGTCACCGCAGAGCAGATGCCGATGTGGAACCCGCGGCAGCCGCTGGGCGGGTCGTCGGCCGACCAACTGCAGGACGCCCGGGTGATTCTCTGGCACGGCTTCTGCTCGGTGCACCGCCGCTTCACCGTCGACCAGATCGCGCAGGCGCGCAGCGACTACCCCGGAGTGCGCGTGATCGTGCACCCGGAGTGCCCGGCTCCGGTGGTGGATGCCGCAGACGAATCGGGTTCGACCGATTACATCCGCACGGCGATCGAGGCGGCGACCGAGCCCACTGTGTTCGCGATCGGCACCGAGATCAACCTCGTGCAGCGACTGGCCGCGCAGAACCCGCAGCACACGATCTTCTGTCTGGACCCCGTCGTGTGCCCGTGCTCGACGATGTACCGCATCCACCCCGGCTACATCGCTTGGGTGCTGGAGGGTCTGCTCGAAGGGGACGTGCGCAATCGCATCACCGTGCCCGAAGACGTCGCCGTGCACGCGCGCGTCGCGCTCGAGCGGATGCTGGCCGCCAAGCCGCCGGCCGCGCCCGCGGCCGCCTGGGAGAACGCGTCGTGA
- the gcvH gene encoding glycine cleavage system protein GcvH, with the protein MTDLNSLSYTDEHEWIERSGDVATVGITDYAADKLGDVVFVDLPAVGDTVTAGDVCGEIESTKSVGELYAPVTGEVVEVNTALDDDPSVINSDAFGAGWLLKIRGTESVELLDRCGYEALTGGAA; encoded by the coding sequence ATGACCGACCTGAACAGCCTCAGCTACACCGACGAGCACGAGTGGATCGAACGGTCCGGCGATGTCGCCACCGTCGGCATCACCGACTACGCCGCCGACAAGCTTGGCGACGTCGTGTTCGTCGACCTGCCCGCAGTGGGCGACACCGTGACCGCCGGCGACGTGTGCGGCGAGATCGAGTCGACGAAGTCGGTCGGCGAGCTCTACGCCCCCGTCACCGGCGAGGTCGTCGAGGTCAACACCGCGCTCGACGACGACCCGTCGGTCATCAACTCCGACGCGTTCGGTGCGGGCTGGCTGCTGAAGATCCGCGGCACCGAATCGGTCGAGCTGCTCGACCGTTGCGGCTACGAGGCCCTCACCGGCGGCGCCGCGTGA
- the nadB gene encoding L-aspartate oxidase, with protein sequence MTSVVVVGAGIAGITAALHAEANGCAVTLVTKAALGESATTHAQGGIAAVTDPADRFADHVHDTVAAGAAVGDLSAIRALVGDAPARIDELVSAGVAFDRNADGSYVQGLEAAHSFPRILHAGGDATGREIERALVERLRASGVRILEHAYLVELVTSPDRVTGVELLVAGSPALLPADAVVLATGGAGQLYAHTTNPSVATGDGIAAALRAGAAAADLEFVQFHPTVLAAGTPFLVSEAVRGEGAVLLDEHGHRFAFDAHPDGELAPRDVVARAVARTMAQQDGRPVLLDATGIGAGDTSAFLARRFPTIDAAVRARGLDWAREPIPVTPAAHYLMGGVRTDLAGRTTLPGMYAVGECARTGVHGANRLASNSLLEGAVFGARCGDAIAADAASHTWPAVVPQAATAPVAPLDDAAPFTRAALQELMWADAGLVRDAAGLAHAASTIAAWRAQPRAPRTVHEHEDENLLQLAAAVVAAASTRRSSLGAHFRRDEAAFGTHPEHDATAPIRREPLPSTADQRSSARILQETR encoded by the coding sequence GTGACGAGCGTCGTCGTGGTCGGCGCGGGCATCGCCGGCATCACCGCGGCGTTGCACGCAGAAGCGAACGGCTGTGCAGTGACGCTGGTCACCAAAGCCGCTCTCGGCGAGTCGGCGACCACGCACGCACAGGGCGGCATCGCCGCCGTCACCGACCCGGCCGACCGGTTCGCCGATCACGTGCACGACACGGTCGCCGCCGGCGCGGCCGTCGGCGATCTGAGCGCCATCCGGGCGCTCGTGGGCGACGCTCCGGCGCGAATCGACGAGCTGGTCTCCGCCGGCGTCGCTTTCGATCGCAACGCCGACGGGTCGTACGTGCAGGGCCTCGAGGCCGCGCACTCCTTTCCCCGCATCCTGCACGCGGGCGGCGACGCAACCGGCCGCGAGATCGAGCGGGCGCTCGTCGAACGTCTGCGGGCCAGTGGCGTGCGTATCCTCGAGCACGCGTACCTCGTCGAACTCGTCACATCGCCCGATCGGGTCACCGGTGTCGAACTTCTCGTCGCGGGCAGCCCCGCGCTCCTGCCCGCCGACGCGGTGGTGCTGGCCACCGGAGGCGCCGGACAGCTGTACGCCCACACCACGAATCCTTCGGTGGCGACGGGCGACGGCATCGCCGCAGCGCTGCGTGCGGGGGCTGCCGCGGCCGACCTCGAGTTCGTGCAGTTCCATCCGACCGTGCTCGCTGCCGGCACGCCCTTCCTGGTATCGGAGGCCGTGCGCGGCGAGGGCGCGGTGCTGCTCGACGAGCACGGCCACCGGTTCGCGTTCGACGCGCACCCCGACGGCGAGCTCGCCCCGCGCGACGTCGTCGCCCGCGCGGTGGCGCGCACGATGGCGCAGCAGGACGGCCGGCCGGTGCTGCTGGACGCGACCGGCATCGGCGCGGGCGACACCTCGGCGTTCCTCGCCCGCCGCTTTCCCACCATCGACGCAGCCGTACGCGCACGCGGCCTGGACTGGGCGCGCGAGCCGATCCCGGTGACGCCCGCCGCCCACTACCTCATGGGTGGCGTGCGCACCGACCTGGCCGGCCGCACGACCCTGCCCGGTATGTATGCCGTCGGCGAGTGCGCCCGCACGGGCGTGCACGGCGCGAACCGGCTCGCCTCGAACTCGCTGCTCGAAGGCGCCGTGTTCGGCGCACGCTGCGGCGACGCTATCGCGGCGGATGCGGCATCCCACACCTGGCCTGCCGTCGTGCCACAGGCCGCCACCGCTCCGGTCGCCCCGCTCGACGACGCCGCGCCCTTCACCCGAGCCGCGCTGCAGGAGTTGATGTGGGCCGACGCGGGGCTGGTACGGGATGCCGCGGGCCTGGCCCACGCGGCCTCGACGATCGCTGCATGGCGCGCGCAGCCACGTGCCCCGCGCACGGTCCACGAGCACGAGGACGAAAACCTCCTGCAGCTCGCGGCCGCAGTCGTGGCCGCAGCATCCACCCGCCGCTCTTCGCTCGGCGCGCACTTCCGCCGCGATGAGGCGGCGTTCGGAACTCATCCAGAACACGACGCCACAGCCCCGATACGCCGCGAACCGCTGCCGAGCACCGCGGATCAGCGGAGTTCTGCGCGCATTCTCCAGGAGACCCGCTGA